From a single Ascaphus truei isolate aAscTru1 chromosome 2, aAscTru1.hap1, whole genome shotgun sequence genomic region:
- the LOC142488278 gene encoding LOW QUALITY PROTEIN: bcl-2-associated transcription factor 1-like (The sequence of the model RefSeq protein was modified relative to this genomic sequence to represent the inferred CDS: inserted 3 bases in 2 codons), which translates to MEKEIAQEFVDFYSDLYNLHPPNHDPTSLETITQYLEHCNLPSLSNKELDDLNKEISQEKLSGAIGSLKLAKTPGPGGFTNAYYKTFLPILSPYLLDMFNSFLQGEPIPSTITAANLAIIHKEGRDPLLCGNYRPIALLNTDLKLYSKILADHTFQPHHHNEGPKDTDLRDSNPIIHRSDTVAFTKKEYDYSHKSPTYVGTELKFKDDYAQKHSRQDERKPNTSKSPQHRKSIEDQSTKETLMVNVDMKKPMDKYSDAANLNERQMSQDLVVNGREENFHPVFEHLQFATEITQATPKTEFTQEIITIIHKVKENYLNADDTTLHECFSKMQAEXQDVYLNKVVLQTNPKIHRRIDISLEDLKIKSLKRSDTGQVSQRMIEDPNDLHHDIEAXRREWLQSVDDGSSDVGAQDREGLPVTQERRKTQLEGL; encoded by the exons ATGGAGAAAGAGATAGCTCAGGAATTTGTGGATTTTTATTCGGACCTCTACAacttacacccccctaaccaTGACCCGACATCCCTCGAGACAATTACACAATACCTGGAGCActgtaacctcccatccctctcgaaCAAGGAACTAGACgatctaaataaagaaatctcccAGGAGAAACTATCAGGAGCCATTGGTTCCCTTAAATTAGCTAAAACGCCCGGCCCGGGCGGGTTTACCAACGCTTACTATAAAACATTCTTGCCgattctctccccctacctcttagatatgttcaactctttcctgCAAGGGGAACCGATCCCCTCTACAATCACCGCGGCAAACCTGGCAAttatccacaaggagggtagagaccctctCCTTTGTGGCAACTATAGGCCAATCGCCCTTCTGAATACCGATCTAAAACTCTATAGCAAGATCTTG GCAGATCATACATTTCAACCACACCACCACAACGAAGGTCCAAAAGACACAGACCTCAGAGATTCCAACCCCATAATTCATCGGTCAGACACTGTAGCATTCACAAAAAAAGAATATGACTATAGTCATAAATCCCCCACCTATGTTGGCACTGAACTGAAATTTAAGGATGACTATGCTCAGAAGCACAGTAGGCAAGATGAAAGAAAACCTAACACTTCCAAAAGTCCCCAGCATAGAAAAAG CATCGAAGATCAGTCTACGAAGGAAACTTTAATGGTTAATGTGGATATGAAGAAACCAATGGATAAGTATAGCGATGCCGCTAACCTCAATGAGAGACAGATGTCTCAGGATTTGGTAGTTAATGGTAGAGAGGAGAATTTTCACCCAGTGTTTGAGCACCTTCAGTTTGCaact gagattacacaagc caccCCGAAAACTGAATTTACTCAGGAAATCATAACCATTATCCATAAAGTGAAAGAAAACTATTTAAACGCGGATGATACTACACTCCATGAATGCTTCTCCAAAATGCAAGCAG AGCAAGATGTGTACCTAAACAAAGTTGTATTACAAACCAATCCAAAGATCCACAGGAGGATTGATATCTCATTGGAAGATCTAAAGATCAAATCCCTTAAAAGAAGTGACACTGGACAGGTAAGTCAGAGAATGATTGAAGATCCAAATGACTTGCACCATGACATAGAGGC GAGAAGAGAGTGGTTGCAGAGCGTAGATGATGGAAGCAGTGATGTTGGCGCCCAAGACAGGGAGGGTCTGCCAGTTACTCAAGAACGCAGAAAGACGCAACTGGAGGGTTTATAG